One window from the genome of Penaeus monodon isolate SGIC_2016 chromosome 4, NSTDA_Pmon_1, whole genome shotgun sequence encodes:
- the LOC119572570 gene encoding fibrocystin-L-like → MWIIVDTDTPSLGRVYVYGGLEFEDSRDHVFTATIIFLQGGTLVAGFSEDAPFTHTLDIVLRGTTDPNDPDNVDMPMPDGTLDVGWKAMGVFGQLILNGQCPSTTWVKLGATAAVGETVITLAEAADSSWLNKEVIITTTGKEATETEVRMVTAVSGNTLTLDAALLYEHLGETHTLSDGTQYIMAGEVGLLSHNIVIEGSDYAGLNAEGFGGRILVSSLTAEGVDYQGME, encoded by the exons ATGTGGATCATCGTGGATACAGATACCCCAAGCCTCGGCCGTGTTTATGTTTATGGCGGTTTGGAGTTTGAAGACTCGAGAGATCATGTCTTCACTGCTACCATTATTTTCCTGCAG GGTGGAACTCTGGTAGCCGGATTTAGCGAAGATGCCCCCTTCACGCATACGCTCGACATCGTCCTCAGAGGCACCACAGATCCTAATGATCCAGACAATGTTGACATGCCCATGCCCGATGGCACACTCGACGTTGGATGGAAGGCCATGG GTGTATTTGGACAACTGATTCTTAACGGCCAATGTCCTTCCACCACTTGGGTCAAACTCGGAGCCACCGCTGCCGTCGGGGAAACTGTAATCACGCTTGCTGAAGCTGCCGACTCGTCATGGCTCAATAAAGAG GTAATAATTACTACTACCGGCAAGGAGGCTACCGAAACCGAAGTGCGGATGGTCACTGCCGTATCAGGCAACACTCTCACCCTTGATGCTGCTCTCCTCTACGAACATTTAG gCGAGACCCACACACTTTCTGATGGAACTCAGTACATAATGGCTGGTGAGGTTGGCCTTCTCAGTCACAACATCGTCATCGAAGGCAGCGATTATGCAGGTCTGAATGCAGAAGGATTTGGGGGTCGCATCCTCGTTTCCTCGTTGACTGCAGAAGGAGTCGATTATCAAG gaatggagtAA